One window of Novosphingobium sp. P6W genomic DNA carries:
- a CDS encoding SRPBCC family protein: MTKPEAFEPSRLTAADMDAEVLATYPTEAFLSKDYLAAEKKQLWPKIWQMVERESDLPDPGDWMTYDVADESIIVLRKDDGTLRAFHNVCPHRGRQLVSVPDMLPGKVHDVRGSNRRSFICGFHGWTFDLDGQNSYILDPQDWQNKLTAEMTCLSPVQVDTWGGYIYVTMDPDAVPLKEWMGRAGEILGHFELEKMHYKWRQWAIYDCNWKTAIEAFLEPYHVAGTHTQLLAYGNYYALSKQYGLHSVSSYDTRDAKFAMSESAGTTRAGKGDDARLSTYELIKENYETVNYSASTETLVNAASRLVDELPEGTPAQEVIAHWMASARRDDAARGVAWPDVPPAIMAEAGLAWGLFPNQNILHGVTFALCYRVRPYGDDPNKCVFESYALERFPEGEVPETQWTYADPVGELWGSVLAQDFSNMQFVQKGMKSSGFRGPLPNPHQEQKVINLHRNLANFMGGRGAPTRLDIG, encoded by the coding sequence GTGACCAAGCCTGAAGCCTTCGAGCCGTCCCGCCTGACAGCCGCCGACATGGACGCGGAAGTGCTCGCCACCTATCCCACCGAGGCGTTCCTTTCGAAGGACTACCTCGCGGCGGAAAAGAAGCAGCTCTGGCCGAAGATCTGGCAAATGGTCGAGCGCGAGAGCGACCTTCCCGATCCGGGCGACTGGATGACCTACGATGTCGCCGACGAATCGATCATCGTCCTGCGCAAGGACGATGGCACCCTGCGGGCCTTCCACAATGTCTGCCCGCACCGGGGGCGCCAGCTCGTTTCGGTGCCGGACATGCTGCCGGGCAAGGTCCACGATGTGCGGGGGAGCAACCGGCGCAGCTTCATCTGCGGCTTCCACGGCTGGACCTTCGATCTCGACGGGCAGAACAGCTACATCCTCGACCCGCAGGACTGGCAGAACAAGCTGACGGCGGAAATGACCTGCCTGTCCCCGGTGCAGGTCGATACCTGGGGCGGCTACATCTACGTCACCATGGACCCGGACGCCGTGCCGCTGAAGGAGTGGATGGGCCGCGCAGGCGAGATCCTCGGCCATTTCGAGCTGGAGAAGATGCACTACAAATGGCGCCAGTGGGCCATCTACGACTGCAACTGGAAGACCGCGATCGAGGCGTTCCTCGAACCCTACCACGTCGCCGGCACTCACACCCAGCTGCTCGCCTATGGCAATTACTATGCGCTGTCGAAGCAGTACGGGCTGCACTCGGTCTCCAGCTACGACACCCGCGACGCCAAGTTCGCGATGAGCGAGAGCGCTGGCACTACCCGCGCCGGCAAGGGCGACGATGCGCGCCTCTCCACCTACGAACTCATCAAGGAAAACTACGAGACGGTGAACTACTCCGCCTCGACCGAGACGCTGGTGAATGCCGCCAGCCGCCTCGTCGACGAACTGCCCGAGGGCACCCCCGCGCAGGAGGTCATCGCCCACTGGATGGCCTCGGCGCGCAGGGACGACGCCGCGCGCGGGGTCGCCTGGCCCGATGTCCCGCCCGCCATCATGGCCGAGGCCGGGCTGGCCTGGGGCCTGTTCCCCAACCAGAACATCCTCCACGGCGTGACTTTCGCCCTGTGCTACCGCGTGCGCCCCTACGGCGACGACCCGAACAAGTGCGTGTTCGAAAGCTACGCCCTCGAACGCTTCCCCGAAGGCGAGGTGCCCGAAACCCAGTGGACTTACGCAGACCCCGTGGGCGAGTTGTGGGGCTCGGTGCTGGCGCAGGATTTCTCCAACATGCAGTTCGTGCAGAAGGGCATGAAGTCCAGCGGCTTTCGCGGTCCTTTGCCCAACCCGCATCAGGAGCAGAAGGTCATCAACCTGCACCGCAACCTCGCCAATTTCATGGGCGGGAGAGGGGCGCCCACCCGGCTGGACATCGGCTGA
- a CDS encoding PhoX family phosphatase: MTETTSIVGYSDGDTDTNDSIQPTLESMAASRYSRRQALFRGAGATTMAFMGTSLLAACGDDDGNSDLGAVTVSAGANAATSAGRVVTLTGSASGTLSDSVAPRWTQTSGTQVELSGTSGTVTFIAPAVAAATDLVFTYTATSAFGETSTATTTVRVSPAVLGFSAVPHSLADVAVVPEGYSVTIMTRLGDPLTATTPAYKNDGSDTDFANRIGDHHDALHFFGLSATGTPDVNSSTRGLMVQNHENITEQYLHVNGPTTTAGVRPMAEALKEIECHGVSVVEYVDGGNRKWTYKQDSTFNRRITPNTPMSFHGPAAGSSYLVTAYSNDGKTGRGTINNCANGVTGWNTNLTCEENYAGYFRRDASDNALRTPRELASLQRNGVTSTTGNNRWSTASTTDDRFTRWNATISSATAPATADFRYEPNQFGWVVEIDPFNPKSTPRKRTALGRFGHEGAFVRIATGQKLGVYMGDDSRGEYLYKFVSTATWAAADANASDRLAMGDKYLDAGILYVAKFNENGTGTWMPLVYSPTFPTRPASGGYPAYTFESQADICVNTRFAADALGATPMDRPEWTVGNPVTGEIYLTLTNSNNSFRPVNGTNAANPRSYNDPKGPSNTAQTGNPNGHIVRLREDGDNTSALSFKWDIYLFGADATDADPVNVNISGLTTANDFSSPDGAYFSRSTNPAGQINPVMWIETDDGALTDRTNCMLLAAIPGRVGDGGAVTITNTNGGTGTQATFVGAKATAANLRRFLVGPVQCEITGIDMTPDGRTLFVGIQHPGESGPTAAPSSHWPDSQTGTPAASVRPRSALIAITKNDGGIVGL, from the coding sequence ATGACCGAGACCACTTCCATCGTCGGCTATTCCGACGGTGACACCGATACCAACGATTCCATCCAGCCCACGCTCGAAAGCATGGCCGCTTCGCGCTATTCGCGCCGGCAGGCCCTGTTCCGCGGCGCCGGTGCCACCACCATGGCATTCATGGGCACCAGCCTGCTCGCCGCGTGCGGCGACGATGACGGCAACAGCGACCTGGGCGCCGTCACGGTTTCGGCGGGCGCGAATGCAGCCACCAGCGCCGGCCGCGTCGTCACGCTGACCGGTTCCGCTTCGGGCACCCTGAGCGACAGCGTCGCACCGCGCTGGACCCAGACCAGCGGCACGCAGGTCGAACTTTCGGGCACCAGCGGCACCGTCACCTTCATCGCCCCGGCCGTGGCCGCCGCGACCGACCTGGTCTTCACCTATACCGCCACTTCGGCCTTCGGTGAAACCAGCACCGCCACCACCACCGTGCGCGTATCGCCCGCCGTGCTGGGCTTCAGCGCCGTGCCCCACAGCCTGGCCGACGTCGCCGTGGTGCCGGAAGGCTACTCTGTCACGATCATGACCCGTCTGGGCGATCCGCTCACCGCGACGACCCCGGCGTACAAGAACGACGGCTCCGACACCGATTTCGCCAACCGCATCGGCGACCACCACGACGCGCTGCACTTCTTCGGCCTTTCGGCCACCGGCACGCCCGACGTGAACAGCTCGACGCGTGGCCTCATGGTCCAGAACCATGAGAACATCACCGAGCAGTACCTCCACGTGAACGGCCCGACCACCACCGCCGGCGTCCGCCCGATGGCCGAAGCCCTCAAGGAGATCGAGTGCCACGGCGTTTCGGTCGTCGAATATGTCGACGGCGGCAACCGCAAGTGGACGTACAAGCAGGACAGCACGTTCAACCGCCGCATCACGCCCAACACGCCGATGTCGTTCCACGGCCCGGCTGCTGGTTCGTCCTACCTCGTCACCGCCTACTCGAACGACGGCAAGACGGGCCGCGGCACGATCAACAACTGCGCCAACGGCGTGACCGGCTGGAACACCAACCTCACCTGCGAGGAAAACTACGCCGGCTACTTCCGCCGCGATGCGTCCGACAATGCCCTGCGCACCCCGCGCGAACTGGCCTCGCTGCAGCGCAACGGCGTCACCAGCACCACGGGCAACAACCGCTGGTCGACCGCTTCGACCACCGACGACCGCTTCACCCGCTGGAACGCGACGATCAGCAGCGCCACCGCGCCTGCCACCGCCGACTTCCGCTATGAGCCGAACCAGTTCGGCTGGGTGGTCGAGATCGATCCCTTCAACCCGAAGTCGACCCCGCGCAAGCGCACCGCGCTGGGCCGCTTTGGTCACGAAGGTGCTTTCGTGCGCATCGCCACCGGCCAGAAGCTGGGCGTCTATATGGGCGACGATTCGCGCGGCGAGTATCTCTACAAGTTCGTCTCCACCGCCACCTGGGCAGCAGCAGACGCCAACGCCAGCGACCGCCTTGCCATGGGTGACAAGTACCTCGACGCCGGCATTCTTTATGTCGCCAAGTTCAACGAGAACGGCACCGGCACTTGGATGCCGCTGGTCTACAGCCCGACCTTCCCGACCCGCCCCGCCAGCGGCGGCTATCCGGCCTATACGTTCGAAAGCCAGGCCGACATCTGCGTCAACACCCGCTTCGCCGCCGACGCACTGGGCGCAACGCCGATGGACCGCCCGGAATGGACCGTGGGCAACCCGGTGACCGGCGAAATCTACCTTACGCTCACCAACTCGAACAACAGCTTCCGCCCGGTCAACGGCACCAATGCCGCCAACCCGCGCTCGTACAACGACCCCAAGGGGCCGTCGAACACCGCGCAGACCGGCAACCCCAACGGCCACATCGTGCGCCTGCGCGAAGACGGCGACAATACCAGCGCGCTGAGCTTCAAGTGGGACATCTACCTCTTCGGTGCGGACGCGACCGATGCCGATCCGGTGAACGTCAACATCTCGGGCCTCACCACCGCCAACGATTTCTCCAGCCCGGACGGCGCGTATTTCTCGCGTTCGACCAACCCGGCCGGCCAGATCAACCCGGTGATGTGGATCGAAACCGATGACGGTGCCCTGACCGACCGTACCAACTGCATGCTGCTGGCCGCGATCCCGGGCCGTGTCGGTGACGGCGGTGCGGTGACGATCACCAACACCAACGGCGGCACCGGCACGCAGGCTACTTTCGTGGGCGCCAAGGCGACCGCGGCCAACCTGCGTCGCTTCCTCGTCGGTCCGGTCCAGTGCGAGATCACCGGCATCGACATGACCCCGGACGGTCGGACCCTGTTCGTCGGCATCCAGCACCCTGGCGAGAGCGGCCCGACGGCCGCGCCCTCCAGCCACTGGCCCGACAGCCAGACCGGGACGCCTGCCGCCAGCGTGCGTCCGCGATCGGCCCTGATCGCCATCACCAAGAACGATGGCGGGATCGTCGGTCTCTAA
- a CDS encoding Crp/Fnr family transcriptional regulator yields the protein MSSIPQTSPVSAAAIAGSDLLSALRQDDLALLEPRLVECRLKSGEIIYNPGDNVEYCYFPTEGAMSSYFVEMEDGMAVETILIGREGALGGIVSAGSLPAYARANVLHEGVFLRVSVHDLDDAKDRSAAVAHLFSRYADCVMAQVFQSIACNAVHTIEQRAAKWLTAAVDRIGRNDVTMTQEQLASMMGIGRSYASRVLQRFKRDGVVRTRRGGIEVLDRPGLKERACSCNDQVESHFRRVLGDVYPREG from the coding sequence ATGAGCTCAATCCCGCAGACAAGCCCGGTTTCGGCTGCGGCCATCGCCGGTAGCGACCTGCTTTCGGCCCTGCGCCAGGACGATCTCGCCCTGCTGGAGCCGCGCCTCGTCGAATGTCGGCTGAAGTCTGGCGAGATCATCTACAATCCCGGCGACAACGTCGAATATTGCTACTTCCCCACCGAAGGCGCCATGAGTTCCTACTTCGTCGAGATGGAAGACGGCATGGCGGTGGAAACCATCCTGATCGGCCGCGAAGGGGCGCTTGGCGGCATCGTCAGCGCCGGCTCGCTGCCTGCCTATGCCCGCGCCAACGTCCTGCACGAAGGCGTCTTCCTGCGTGTCAGCGTGCACGATCTCGATGACGCTAAGGACCGCTCTGCGGCGGTCGCGCACTTGTTCTCGCGGTATGCCGATTGCGTCATGGCACAGGTTTTCCAGTCGATCGCCTGCAACGCGGTCCACACCATCGAGCAGCGCGCGGCCAAATGGCTCACCGCCGCCGTCGACCGGATCGGCCGTAACGACGTGACGATGACGCAGGAGCAACTCGCCTCGATGATGGGGATCGGCCGCAGCTACGCCAGCCGCGTCCTGCAACGCTTCAAACGCGACGGTGTGGTGCGTACCCGCCGCGGCGGCATCGAGGTGTTGGACCGCCCCGGCCTCAAGGAACGCGCCTGCTCCTGCAACGACCAGGTCGAAAGCCACTTTCGCCGGGTACTGGGCGATGTGTATCCCCGCGAAGGGTAA
- a CDS encoding biliverdin-producing heme oxygenase, which yields MHADAGPTVLPDMLSLLREATGPSHERLDASFGSLTLSGRADLARFLAAHAIGLAPLFPVFSRFVEERLGLECPDYPAMLRADLAALGIDAAALPVLDAPAEIAGEDAAAGVGYVVCGSRLGLTMIRQRGYWGEAEGFRSAYMTDGRGHEAWKALVPTLRGRTFTPAQAEAARTAALAAFAIFTGAFAASADIFTGQRTDG from the coding sequence ATGCACGCCGACGCCGGACCAACCGTATTGCCCGATATGCTGAGCCTCCTGCGCGAGGCGACGGGCCCTTCCCATGAGCGTCTGGACGCATCGTTTGGTTCCCTGACGCTGTCGGGCCGCGCTGATCTGGCCCGTTTTTTGGCTGCCCACGCCATCGGCCTGGCGCCGCTGTTCCCGGTATTCAGCCGTTTCGTGGAAGAGCGGCTGGGACTGGAATGCCCGGATTATCCAGCGATGCTGCGCGCCGACCTTGCCGCGCTGGGCATCGACGCCGCAGCTTTGCCGGTACTTGACGCGCCCGCCGAAATTGCCGGCGAGGATGCGGCTGCGGGGGTAGGCTATGTGGTCTGCGGCTCACGCCTCGGGCTCACCATGATCCGCCAGCGGGGCTACTGGGGCGAGGCCGAGGGTTTCCGCTCCGCCTACATGACCGACGGACGCGGCCACGAGGCCTGGAAAGCGCTGGTGCCGACGCTGCGGGGCCGGACTTTCACTCCAGCGCAGGCCGAAGCCGCGCGCACCGCCGCGCTTGCCGCATTCGCTATTTTCACGGGTGCCTTCGCCGCCAGCGCCGACATCTTCACCGGGCAGCGCACCGATGGCTGA
- a CDS encoding HWE histidine kinase domain-containing protein, whose translation MADYEEGAARPVDLSTCDLEPIHIIGRIQSFGWLLSFSSDWIINHVSLNCEALFGKAPRDLIGLSATEFLGVSALHDIRTRLQIMGSTNAVERMFEINLLGDGQVFDVAVHPSGRSFVLEIEPHEGGKRRDFVSYVRPMIERLRSAPTIEQLCTSAARHLRGLTGFDRVMIYRFEGDGAGEVIAESLNGMVDSFKGQHFPSSDIPAQARRLYTRNMLRIISDIDDPTVPIYPATGPNGDPLDLTMSGLRAVSPIHIEYLRNMGVKASMSVSIMRRGKLWGLMACHHYSPLILSYSVRTAAELFGEFFAYLLEQKETDFSLEKRAESMRLHDEIMARVASGGSLLEAFDEFTDAIGQVIPFDGVVGWVDGRFIAHGSTPSEEQFSALARFLNTAGASTVWSTDNIAAVYGPAAEWSDMAAGLLALPVSRSPRDYIVLFRAEHVREVKWAGNPEKTIELGPNGSRLTPRKSFEIWKEERRGYARAWTGEEVSTAESLRITLLEVVLRLADAAHTEREQASLQQDMLIAELNHRVRNILNLIRGLVTQSKEGAKTIDEFAEIVGSRIHALARAHDQVTRVDWSPSSLYDLIRTETAAYASHSLDRVVIEGPDALIAPGAFTTLALVIHEMVTNSCKYGALSDSRGVIQIVLGRGDDSSLEIDWREEGGPPVKAPTRRGFGSTIIERTIPHELSGSASVIYPEEGLHALFIVPVDHISSFETPGAPRHNTVVEPPQAADFTEELADGVALIVEDNVIIAMEAEDVLRGFGFSDCRIAGSVDTAMEVLNAAEVSFAMLDVNLGKDTSAPIASALQERGIPFIFASGYGERSLQTGEFKRVPVVTKPYGERDVRAAIGRVMKVRT comes from the coding sequence ATGGCTGATTACGAAGAGGGCGCCGCCCGCCCGGTCGACCTGTCGACATGCGACCTTGAGCCGATCCACATCATCGGCCGTATCCAGAGCTTCGGCTGGCTCCTGTCGTTCTCCAGCGACTGGATCATCAACCACGTCTCGCTCAACTGCGAGGCGCTGTTCGGCAAGGCCCCGCGCGATCTCATCGGCCTGTCCGCCACCGAGTTCCTCGGCGTGAGCGCGCTGCACGACATCCGCACCCGCCTGCAGATCATGGGCAGCACCAACGCCGTCGAGCGCATGTTCGAGATCAACCTCCTGGGCGACGGACAGGTCTTTGATGTGGCCGTCCATCCCTCCGGCCGGTCCTTCGTGCTGGAGATCGAGCCTCACGAAGGCGGCAAGCGGCGCGATTTCGTCTCCTACGTCCGCCCGATGATAGAGCGTCTGCGCAGTGCGCCCACGATCGAGCAGCTGTGCACCAGCGCCGCGCGTCACCTGCGCGGGCTGACCGGGTTCGACCGGGTGATGATCTACCGCTTCGAAGGCGACGGCGCCGGTGAAGTCATCGCCGAAAGCCTGAACGGCATGGTCGACAGCTTCAAGGGCCAGCATTTCCCCTCGTCCGACATTCCCGCCCAGGCACGCCGGCTCTACACCCGCAACATGCTGCGCATCATCTCGGACATCGACGATCCGACTGTGCCGATCTATCCCGCCACCGGCCCCAACGGCGACCCGCTGGACCTGACCATGTCGGGCCTGCGCGCGGTTTCGCCGATCCATATCGAGTATTTGCGCAACATGGGGGTCAAGGCCTCGATGTCGGTTTCGATCATGCGCCGGGGCAAGTTGTGGGGGCTGATGGCCTGCCACCACTATTCACCGCTCATCCTGTCCTACTCCGTGCGCACCGCCGCCGAGCTGTTCGGCGAATTCTTCGCCTATCTGCTGGAGCAGAAGGAAACCGACTTCTCGCTGGAGAAGCGCGCGGAATCGATGCGCCTTCATGACGAGATCATGGCCCGCGTCGCCAGCGGCGGATCGCTGCTGGAAGCCTTCGACGAGTTCACCGATGCGATCGGCCAGGTCATCCCCTTCGACGGCGTGGTCGGCTGGGTGGACGGGCGCTTCATCGCCCATGGCAGCACGCCGAGCGAGGAACAGTTCTCCGCGCTTGCCCGCTTCCTCAACACCGCCGGCGCCAGCACCGTATGGTCCACCGACAACATCGCCGCGGTCTACGGGCCTGCCGCCGAGTGGAGCGACATGGCCGCCGGCCTGCTCGCCCTGCCCGTCAGCCGATCGCCGCGCGATTACATCGTGCTGTTCCGCGCCGAACACGTGCGCGAGGTGAAATGGGCCGGTAATCCCGAGAAGACCATCGAACTGGGGCCCAACGGTTCGCGCCTGACCCCGCGCAAGAGCTTCGAGATCTGGAAGGAGGAACGCCGCGGCTATGCCCGTGCGTGGACCGGCGAGGAAGTATCGACGGCGGAATCGCTGCGCATCACCCTGCTCGAAGTGGTTCTGCGCCTGGCCGACGCGGCGCATACCGAGCGTGAGCAGGCCAGCCTCCAGCAGGACATGTTGATCGCCGAGCTGAACCACCGCGTGCGCAATATCCTCAATCTGATCCGGGGCCTCGTCACCCAGAGCAAGGAAGGCGCCAAGACGATCGACGAGTTCGCCGAGATCGTCGGCAGCCGCATCCACGCCCTGGCCCGCGCCCATGACCAGGTGACCCGCGTCGACTGGTCGCCCTCCTCGCTCTACGACCTGATCCGCACCGAGACGGCCGCCTATGCCAGCCACAGCCTGGACCGCGTCGTAATCGAAGGACCGGACGCGCTGATCGCACCGGGCGCCTTCACCACCCTCGCCCTGGTCATCCACGAGATGGTGACCAATTCGTGCAAGTACGGCGCCTTGTCGGATTCGCGCGGCGTCATCCAGATCGTGCTCGGCCGCGGCGACGACAGTTCGCTGGAGATCGACTGGCGCGAGGAAGGCGGCCCGCCGGTAAAAGCGCCGACCCGGCGCGGCTTCGGTTCGACCATTATCGAGCGCACGATCCCCCACGAACTTAGCGGTTCCGCATCGGTGATCTACCCCGAGGAAGGGCTGCACGCCCTGTTCATCGTACCTGTCGATCACATCTCCAGCTTCGAGACGCCTGGTGCGCCCCGCCACAACACCGTTGTCGAACCTCCCCAGGCGGCCGACTTCACCGAGGAACTGGCGGACGGCGTCGCGCTGATCGTGGAGGACAACGTCATCATCGCCATGGAGGCGGAAGACGTTCTGCGCGGCTTCGGTTTTTCGGACTGCCGCATCGCCGGTTCAGTGGACACCGCGATGGAGGTGCTGAACGCGGCCGAAGTCAGCTTCGCCATGCTCGACGTGAACCTGGGCAAGGACACCAGTGCCCCCATCGCCAGCGCGCTGCAGGAGCGGGGCATCCCGTTCATCTTCGCCAGCGGCTACGGCGAGCGCTCGCTCCAGACCGGAGAGTTCAAGCGCGTTCCGGTGGTGACCAAGCCCTACGGCGAACGCGACGTGCGCGCGGCCATCGGCCGGGTAATGAAAGTGCGCACCTGA
- the chrA gene encoding chromate efflux transporter produces the protein MTIGTSAISPVRAGPAPITLMALFLKFLRFGALAFGGPVAQIEMLRQALVEDEGWIEKARFSRLLAVLQVLPGPEAHELCVHMGMIARGRIGGLLAGLGFMLPGFLLMLGAGWVYVTWVAGNTGFAGVLLGVQIVVLAVILRAVVRIGAHIVENWLLGIIAAVSLVVTLIGVPFWVALVAGGLAYSLSHRPAVMTVTVAAVMLLASVFHADAPPSPPVMEAGHAPLTIFALFLAGLKGGLLTFGGAYTAIPYVRADTVGRGWLGDATFLDGIALAGVLPAPLVIFATFVGYVASGPTGALAITAGMFLPAFAFSLVLFEKLEALVENPALHRILEGIAAAVVGIIAATFLQLGYAASERISGHVVAIGLFAAALLTVWRVKGPWVTPAIIAGGAAAGWAFF, from the coding sequence ATGACGATCGGAACTTCTGCGATATCGCCGGTGAGGGCGGGGCCTGCGCCCATTACATTGATGGCACTGTTCCTGAAGTTTCTTCGCTTCGGGGCGCTGGCGTTCGGTGGGCCGGTGGCGCAGATCGAGATGCTGCGCCAAGCGCTCGTCGAGGACGAAGGCTGGATCGAGAAGGCGCGGTTCAGCCGCCTGCTGGCGGTTCTTCAGGTGCTGCCGGGGCCTGAGGCGCATGAACTATGCGTCCACATGGGCATGATCGCGCGGGGCCGGATCGGCGGGTTGCTGGCCGGGTTAGGCTTCATGTTGCCGGGGTTCCTGCTCATGCTGGGCGCAGGCTGGGTCTACGTTACGTGGGTGGCCGGCAATACCGGATTCGCGGGCGTTCTTCTTGGCGTGCAGATCGTGGTGCTGGCCGTGATCCTGCGCGCGGTCGTGCGGATAGGGGCGCACATCGTCGAAAACTGGCTGCTCGGCATCATCGCCGCCGTCAGCCTGGTGGTGACGCTGATCGGCGTGCCGTTCTGGGTTGCGCTGGTAGCGGGAGGACTTGCCTATTCCCTTTCGCACCGCCCGGCCGTGATGACGGTGACCGTAGCTGCGGTCATGCTGCTGGCGTCGGTGTTTCATGCCGACGCGCCTCCATCACCGCCGGTGATGGAGGCAGGGCATGCTCCGTTGACCATCTTCGCGCTGTTCCTTGCGGGGCTCAAAGGTGGACTGTTGACGTTTGGCGGGGCCTACACCGCTATTCCCTATGTACGTGCGGATACGGTCGGCCGGGGCTGGCTCGGCGATGCGACTTTCCTTGACGGCATTGCGCTGGCCGGGGTTCTGCCCGCACCGCTGGTCATCTTCGCAACATTCGTGGGATACGTGGCGAGCGGGCCGACGGGCGCACTGGCCATTACCGCAGGCATGTTTCTTCCGGCCTTCGCCTTCTCCCTGGTCCTGTTCGAGAAACTCGAAGCTCTCGTCGAGAACCCGGCGCTGCATCGGATTCTGGAGGGCATCGCAGCGGCGGTGGTAGGGATTATCGCCGCAACATTCCTGCAACTGGGCTACGCCGCCAGTGAGCGCATTTCAGGCCATGTGGTCGCGATCGGGCTATTTGCGGCCGCCCTGCTGACTGTGTGGCGTGTCAAAGGGCCATGGGTAACGCCCGCAATCATCGCGGGAGGCGCGGCCGCCGGGTGGGCTTTCTTCTGA
- a CDS encoding GGDEF domain-containing response regulator, which yields MDNLHNGTQNIHALIVDDDDVDRERLMRMLRRGPREITVEQAASQAEALGLIRQPEAHFDIVFLDFGLTDGDGRDLLPAIRSEIDPDCPIIAVTGNADEQIAADSIKSGMTEYLTKRSLSPERVAASVEEGMAWRQYRLDLRRQEEELTHRSLHDPLTDLPNRTLFSDRLGQACARARRSGDPFAVVMIDLDRFKEINDSFGHAAGDAVLIAIGRRLREHLREVDTIARLGGDEFAVLLQNVDGEESALAVAAKLTELISQPIVHGGRMLHVGASLGIALCPLLGFAPDELLAAADEAMYAAKRGGSGAKAVLAQSDNCAAPRAPVQGGMLRDIEQAIAARAIDWHWQPKVDMRSGLILGFEALVRWTHPRSGPIAADVLIETVEQSHLLESFTYLSLDVVLEQFAKVQHLLGNAAICINVSARMLERPGFVSQVVQTTARHGVDPARVMLELTETALIANPAQAKRVIEQLHNHKISLAIDDFGAGFTSFGYLREFAVSEIKIDRSFISRFTESRFDQSLVHSLVVLCESLGIPLVAEGVENPETQAMLVAMGCHAGQGYGICRPMPYDDVRGWVEMWNADRDEQRLRA from the coding sequence ATGGATAACCTGCACAACGGTACCCAGAACATCCACGCCCTGATCGTGGATGACGACGACGTGGACCGGGAACGGCTGATGCGCATGCTGCGGCGCGGCCCGCGGGAGATCACCGTGGAACAGGCCGCCTCGCAGGCCGAGGCGCTGGGGCTGATCCGCCAGCCGGAGGCGCATTTCGACATCGTCTTCCTCGATTTCGGGCTGACCGACGGCGACGGGCGCGACCTGCTTCCCGCGATCCGCAGCGAGATCGACCCGGACTGCCCGATCATTGCCGTCACCGGCAATGCGGACGAGCAGATCGCGGCGGACTCGATCAAGTCGGGCATGACCGAATACCTCACCAAGCGCTCGCTTTCGCCCGAACGGGTGGCGGCTTCGGTGGAGGAGGGCATGGCGTGGCGCCAGTACCGGCTGGACCTGCGCCGGCAGGAAGAGGAACTGACTCACCGCAGCCTGCACGATCCGCTGACCGACCTGCCCAACCGCACGCTGTTTTCCGACCGGCTGGGACAGGCCTGCGCCCGGGCCCGGCGCAGCGGCGATCCCTTCGCGGTGGTGATGATCGACCTCGACCGCTTCAAGGAGATCAACGACAGCTTCGGCCATGCCGCCGGCGACGCGGTGCTCATCGCCATCGGCCGCCGCCTGCGCGAACACCTGCGCGAGGTGGACACGATCGCCCGGCTTGGCGGCGACGAATTCGCGGTCCTGCTGCAGAACGTCGACGGCGAGGAATCGGCGCTGGCCGTGGCCGCCAAACTCACCGAGCTGATCTCTCAGCCGATCGTCCATGGCGGGCGGATGCTGCATGTCGGCGCTTCGCTTGGCATCGCGCTGTGCCCGCTGCTGGGCTTCGCGCCTGATGAGCTTCTGGCCGCCGCCGACGAAGCGATGTACGCGGCCAAGCGCGGCGGGAGCGGCGCCAAGGCGGTCCTTGCACAAAGCGACAATTGCGCCGCGCCGCGCGCGCCTGTTCAGGGCGGTATGCTGCGCGACATCGAGCAGGCCATCGCCGCCCGCGCGATCGACTGGCACTGGCAGCCCAAGGTCGACATGCGAAGCGGCCTGATCCTGGGCTTCGAAGCGCTGGTGCGCTGGACTCATCCCCGCAGCGGCCCGATCGCGGCCGATGTGCTGATCGAAACGGTGGAACAGTCACACCTGCTGGAATCCTTCACGTACCTCAGCCTCGACGTGGTGCTGGAACAGTTCGCGAAAGTGCAGCACCTGCTGGGCAATGCGGCGATCTGCATCAACGTCTCGGCCCGGATGCTGGAGCGGCCGGGTTTCGTAAGCCAGGTCGTCCAGACCACCGCGCGGCACGGAGTGGACCCCGCAAGGGTGATGCTGGAACTGACCGAGACGGCGCTGATCGCCAACCCGGCGCAGGCCAAGCGCGTGATCGAGCAGCTTCACAATCACAAGATCTCGCTGGCGATCGACGATTTCGGCGCCGGGTTCACCTCGTTCGGATATCTGCGCGAATTCGCGGTGAGCGAGATCAAGATAGACCGCTCGTTCATCTCGCGCTTCACGGAAAGCCGGTTCGATCAGTCGCTGGTCCACTCGCTTGTCGTGCTGTGTGAAAGCCTGGGCATTCCGCTGGTGGCCGAAGGGGTGGAAAACCCCGAGACTCAGGCGATGCTGGTGGCGATGGGCTGCCATGCCGGGCAGGGCTACGGCATCTGCCGCCCGATGCCTTACGACGACGTGCGCGGCTGGGTGGAGATGTGGAACGCCGATCGCGACGAACAGCGGCTGCGGGCCTGA